The following coding sequences lie in one Cercospora beticola chromosome 9, complete sequence genomic window:
- a CDS encoding uncharacterized protein (antiSMASH:Cluster_3), translating to MRFTVLLLAAAQTVTSAVVQRALPVEFGCTPCSPNDGPHYDAAAKATAEIDPALLAEGKASFDQTFDAGYHPALCDAHPVNCITGAAGVTWTGTPGLTAPLGRWRRKDGTDTIAWGYWQQTLQWTGAGGSGTTYNAHCTILTCVKGRMQATIGTESIKGDGKTDDSAENICGCFPKDLDADITFSLF from the exons ATGCGTTTTACTGTTCTCCTGCTCGCAGCCGCGCAAACTGTTACCAGCGCAGTGGTGCAACGGGCTCTGCCAGTTGAGTTTGGCTGCACACCCTGCTCTCCCAACGATGGTCCTCACTACGATGCCGCCGCCAAAGCCACCGCAGAGATCGATCctgctcttcttgcagaAGGAAAGGCTTCCTTCGATCAGACATTCGACGCTGGATACCACCCAGCTCTCTGCGATGCCCATCCAGTGAACTGCATCACAGGAGCAGCCGGCGTGACATGGACTGGAACTCCAGGACTGACAGCACCTTTGGGcagatggaggaggaaggatgGAA CCGACACCATTGCCTGGGGCTATTGGCAACAGACTTTGCAGTGGACTGGAGCAGGAGGATCAGGCACCACATACAATGCTCATTGCACAATCTTGACTTGCGTCAAGGGTAGAATGCAGGCTACCATCGGTACCGAAAGCATCAAGGGTGATGGAAAGACTGATGATAGTGCGGAGAACATCTGCGGTTGTTTCCCGAAGGATCTTGACGCAGATATCACGTTCAGCCTGTTCTAG
- a CDS encoding uncharacterized protein (antiSMASH:Cluster_3~SMCOG1138:FAD linked oxidase domain protein~CAZy:AA7): protein MGDIVPDTPTALRWSDSNVETPALIVAPENENEVIKAIQQAREYKLKVLVAGGGTAAFVPVTENTLHLSMERFKHIKLDESTQTVDIGGGVLAGQLIQYLDDRGYYTVYPGSNAVGMAGFVLGGGGHHFLGLHGLAVDNVVSFQLITAEGKSIVASQTSPREEAALFQVLRGAGFGYGVITSFRMKVYPLSTLQLAHNQVITRRLVFDGSSICTAARAFGSVGRPPARLRISLHMTRAPANVPGSGQALLILDAMYIGPEDEAHDAFAPLRRDDIAREALSIKQFAQSLDKINEAAEPGDIRGGFKDLSMVAMKELSLEAIREAYTRWFALTEDLEDAKRSFVTISRFDTTLSEQVGAVDDFCNKTLCTSTRDRYTACVIGTCFNKPELRHTSEAYAGYIRDALTKDDERPRRTNVNCMRPHPPLREMFWDGQVAELRRVKEVWDPEDLFWCPWLQDR from the exons ATGGGAGACATCGTTCCAGATACGCCAACAGCATTGCGCTGGTCGGACAGCAATGTCGAAACGCCTGCATTGATCGTTGCTCCGGAAAATGAAAACGAAGTCATCAAAGCCATACAGCAAGCCAGAGAGTACAAATTGAAGGTCTTGGTAGCGGGTGGAGGAACAGCAGCATTCGTACCAGTCACGGAGAACACGCTCCACCTGTCGATGGAACGTTTCAAGCATATCAAGCTCGACGAGTCAACCCAGACTGTCGATATCGGCGGAGGAGTTCTTGCTGGCCAGCTGATCCAATACCTTGACGATCGAGGCTACTACACTGTATACCCAGGAAGCAATGCGGTTGGTATGGCAGGCTTTGTGCTCGGGGGAGGAGGA CACCACTTCCTTGGCCTCCATGGCCTGGCAGTCGACAACGTCGTCTCGTTCCAACTCATAACTGCCGAAGGCAAGTCTATTGTAGCCAGTCAGACATCGCCtagagaagaagcagccttGTTCCAAGTTCTGCGGGGTGCTGGATTCGGCTACGGCGTGATCACATCGTTCCGGATGAAGGTCTACCCTCTGTCGACCCTTCAGCTCGCACATAATCAAGTCATCACACGTCGCCTGGTATTTGATGGCTCAAGCATTTGCACTGCTGCACGGGCTTTTGGGTCGGTTGGCAGGCCTCCAGCTCGACTTCGTATATCCTTGCACATGACCCGTGCTCCCGCGAACGTCCCTGGCTCTGGTCAGGCATTGCTGATCCTCGATGCCATGTACATTGGGCCTGAAGACGAGGCACACGACGCTTTTGCTCCACTTCGCCGAGATGATATCGCACGTGAAGCACTGTCCATAAAGCAGTTCGCTCAATCGCTCGATAAGATCAACGAAGCCGCCGAGCCTGGCGATATTCGGGGCGGTTTCAAAGACTTGAGCATGGTTGCAATGAAAGAGCTCTCTCTCGAAGCCATCCGGGAAGCCTATACTCGCTGGTTCGCATTAACAGAAGACCTGGAAGATGCGAAACGCAGTTTCGTGACCATAAGTCGTTTCGATACCACCCTATCGGAGCAGGTGGGTGCGGTAGACGACTTTTGCAACAAGACGCTTTGCACCTCTACACGAGATCGATATACTGCTTGTGTTATTGGTACCTGCTTCAACAAACCTGAGCTGAGACACACATCAGAGGCTTACGCTGGGTACATCCGGGATGCTCTTACGAAAGACGACGAACGGCCTCGGCGAACGAATGTGAATTGCATGCGGCCGCATCCACCACTTCGCGAAATGTTCTGGGACGGGCAAGTGGCAGAGCTCCGGAGAGTGAAGGAAGTGTGGGACCCTGAGGATCTGTTCTGGTGCCCGTGGCTTCAGGATAGGTAA
- a CDS encoding uncharacterized protein (antiSMASH:Cluster_3~CAZy:AA1) — protein MELFKPPLVLTLAALFEVASGRTVHFSVEIEAGLLDPTKNGPRPGILVDGTFPGPQLRLRVGDEVEFLVVNSYSQEVAIHFHGIKQSTTPWSDGVPGVTQSAIRPGSSFLYRWRAEEAGTSFYHGHTRGHIMDGLYGAIIIEPDTYARRPFHLISRSAQEQKAMVAAEARIEALLLADYTHMAFEEFDRVQSDANVEILCMDSIIVNGGGAEYCPSRKEIDSVTDVMTWKLLDLVNVTGGMTNKGCLPPLQIVQGDFDLNLTALPPRVFDECKPGSAVNSNYTVSVDSQKSWAALSFINAGAQHPLLVSIDNHPLHVFSVDGQYVRPFTTDQVAVGNGNRIHVLLELDQTPGRHTIRIAHQLPNQIVAGFAHLVYDGIDRPAKSDSNFNYAGRALPGVKDVTLFDETMSVPYPPVHPAPQSNRTHKLLLKKLGAPHTSGEWTLSGVSGYNRSSEHADPPLLFNLTEETSDLLVRTRKNEWVDLIVETEGPISRYHPMHKHGNKFFVLGFGTGRYPWDTVEEGMQALPAGSFNLQNPPYLDTVRTKTSMTGAWLALRYKVEQSGPWMFHCHIQPHLSGGMGMVILDGVDNWPETPKMYIERNGFDQRPAGKKLDPIDHGELKS, from the exons ATGGAGTTGTTCAAGCCTCCGCTAGTTCTGACGCTCGCAGCATTGTTCGAAGTTGCTTCTGGCCGAACAGTGCACTTCAGCGTCGAGATTGAGGCAGGACTTCTTGATCCGACAAAAAATGGACCTCGTCCAGGTATCCTCGTCGATGGCACATTTCCGGGACCACAGCTTCGATTGAGAGTTGGCGACGAGGTTGAGTTCTTGGTCGTCAACTCGTACTCACAAGAAGTTGCCATACACTTTCACGGCATCAAGCAGTCAACAACACCTTGGTCAGATGGAGTGCCTGGTGTGACGCAGAGCGCGATTCGTCCAGGAAGTAGCTTTCTCTACAGGTGGCGAGCAGAGGAAGCGGGGACATCCTTCTATCATGGCCACACACGAGGTCACATTA TGGATGGGCTTTATggagccatcatcatcgagccGGACACCTATGCTCGTCGACCTTTCCATTTGATCAGTCGCAGCGCCCAAGAGCAGAAGGCTATGGTAGCTGCAGAAGCAAGAATTGAAGCTTTGCTCTTGGCGGACTACACTCACATGGCATTCGAGGAGTTCGATCGCGTCCAAAGTGATGCTAATGTTGAGATCCTATGCATGGACTCTATCATCGTCAACGGCGGC GGTGCCGAGTACTGTCCGTCGCGCAAGGAGATCGACAGTGTTACCGATGTCATGACATGGAAGCTACTGGATCTTGTGAACGTTACTGGAGGAATGACCAACAAAGGATGTCTTCCGCCGCTCCAAATTGTTCAAGGCGATTTTGACTTGAACCTTACTGCACTGCCGCCACGAGTCTTTGACGAGTGCAAACCAGGCTCGGCAGTGAACAGCAACTACACAGTCAGTGTTGACAGCCAAAAGAGTTGGGCTGCACTTTCGTTCATCAACGCAGGTGCACAGCATCCGTTGCTTGTCAGTATCGACAACCATCCCCTGCACGTGTTCTCGGTGGATGGCCAATACGTCAGACCGTTCACCACAGATCAGGTCGCCGTAGGCAACGGCAACCGCATACACGTACTTCTCGAGCTGGATCAGACCCCAGGCCGGCATACAATTCGCATCGCTCATCAATTGCCCAATCAGATTGTCGCTGGGTTTGCCCATCTGGTGTACGATGGCATCGATAGGCCAGCCAAATCGGACTCCAATTTCAACTACGCCGGACGAGCTCTGCCAGGGGTGAAGGACGTCACCCTCTTCGATGAAACAATGTCGGTACCATATCCTCCCGTGCATCCTGCTCCACAGTCCAATCGAACTCACAAGCTGCTTCTCAAGAAACTTGGAGCTCCTCACACTTCTGGCGAGTGGACGCTATCGGGTGTATCAggctataatagaagctcggAGCATGCCGATCCTCCTCTGCTTTTCAACCTCACAGAAGAAACGAGCGACCTTTTGGTTCGGACAAGGAAGAATGAGTGGGTAGATCTGATTGTCGAGACGGAAGGTCCAATCTCACGATACCATCCCATGCACAAACATGGCAACAAGTTCTTCGTCCTGGGCTTCGGGACAGGGCGCTATCCTTGGGACACAGTCGAGGAAGGTATGCAGGCTCTTCCAGCCGGCTCTTTCAATCTCCAGAATCCGCCATATCTGGATACTgtgaggacgaagacatcgatgACCGGTGCATGGCTGGCTTTGCGATACAAGGTTGAGCAATCAGGCCCATGGATGTTTCATTGCCATATACAG CCGCATCTAAGTGGGGGTATGGGCATGGTGATACTGGACGGCGTGGACAATTGGCCGGAGACGCCGAAAATGTACATCGAGCGGAATGGATTTGATCAGCGGCCTGCCGGGAAGAAGCTGGATCCGATTGACCACGGGGAATTGAAGTCATGA
- a CDS encoding uncharacterized protein (antiSMASH:Cluster_3): MRYILHFGLLAVATATSLRDTLTRRSDLTAFTKLIDDFELWQFFEDSTDITVMVPNDAAYDKLLKMGLDLGAMPSDFTVPILKYHLLHGQIESAKVLAESDNMLVGTALSQPNMTQATPVKLYSESGEVYAETGLQLSAKILEPDVEFAGGLMHVLDSSLVAPHNITATGWMNGLCKEFLQFMEMTGLAAEIESVHDATIFIPSDEAWREMESTLAAMDMNEKQELLRNHVVQDRVAYRKDLSHEQTLAAVGGQALQVKIDDKGDVLVEDAKILRTDILWFNGVAHMIDQVILNNQTNTLPFIDRDQQILAASLSS; encoded by the exons ATGCGATACATACTCCATTTCGGACTCCTGGCGGTGGCCACGGCGACGAGTCTGCGCGACACCTTGACGAGGCGATCGGATCTGACAGCTTTCACGAAGCTGATTGATGACTTCGAGCTCTGGCAGTTTTTCGAAGATTCGACGGATATCACAGTAATGGTTCCCAACGATGCTGCCTACGACAAGCTACTGAAGATGGGACTGGATCTCGGAGCCATGCCATCCGATTTCACGGTCCCGATATTGAAGTATCATCTTTTGCATGGTCAAATAGAGAGTGCCAAAGTGCTGGCCGAGAGCGATAATATGCTAGTTGGAACGGCACTCTCTCAGCCGAACATGACACAAGCTACTCCGGTCAAGCTGTACTCCGAATCAGGCGAGGTATATGCAGAGACTGGTCTGCAATTGAGCGCAAAGATCCTCGAACCCGATGTCGAATTTGCTGGCGGATTGATGCATGTGCTAGACTCTTCGCTCGTGGCACCACACAATATCACTGCCACGGGGTGGATGAATGGACTATGCAAGGAATTCTTGCAATTCATGGAGATGACGGGCCTCGCAGCTGAGATCGAGAGCGTGCATGATGCGACCATCTTCATCCCGAGCGACGAGGCCTGGCGGGAAATGGAGTCCACGTTGGCTGCCATGGATATGAATGAGAAGCAGGAGTTGCTCCGAAATCATGTCGTGCAGGATCGTGTTGCGTATCGAAAAGACCTTAGCCATGAGCAAACATTGGCAGCTGTCGGAGGTCAGGCGTTACAGGTTAAAATCGACGATAAAGGCGACGTTCTGGTTGAAGATGCCAAGATACTTCGAACGGATATATTGTGGTTCAACGGTGTGGCACATATGATCGATCAGGTCATTCTGAACAATCAG ACCAATACGTTACCTTTCATTGATCGGGATCAACAAATTTTGGCTGCTTCACTCTCATCGTGA
- a CDS encoding uncharacterized protein (antiSMASH:Cluster_3~SMCOG1138:FAD linked oxidase domain protein~CAZy:AA7), giving the protein MFLSNLVQWVLGYHELGQMLVAIHDDGHLKVGSPQAQASNCCEALYQALGEVLYYPPDSDYQNSSDSYWSLRNVDVRPRCILRPASVEAVSKATQILARGAKTWPGKCQFAIKSGGHTPFREAATLDDGIVIDLSKMPSEGLAEDQSSITVSPATKWDQLYEQLDPLNLTVVGGRVAGVGVGGLVLGCGISYVSSKHGFACDNVENFQVVLSSGRIVNANANEHRDLWKALRGGSNNFGIATAITLRTHDQGPFWGGQTFHRIEQREEIFQRLENLIEDYDQHTHFLTTMVINGEMRSWFIGNSYQCTQSNPHVALAARPRPFERLLDLKRHPVFPGTPTDSLRIGNMTSYSREYASLLKEKKRWTFASISFGNSARMMEEFWQLTFKAVKPFLGISSFQLSISYQPIPTRSSSDPNLNSLGLLHSQGPMFNVHFALGVGNETAHLDHAITSAVKALFEKAEEVASSWGLQRDYVQMTYADGWQKPIERRGEKVVREMIEISKKYDPEQMFQKQVRGGFKLTMEQGQSSLKL; this is encoded by the exons ATGTTTCTCTCGAATCTGGTTCAATGGGTTCTTGGCTATCATGAGCTGGGACAAATGCTGGTGGCGATTCATGACGATGGCCATTTGAAAGTGGGCTCACCACAAGCCCAGGCATCAAATTGT TGCGAAGCACTTTACCAAGCTTTGGGTGAAGTTCTGTACTACCCGCCAGACTCGGATTATCAAAACTCCAGCGATTCATACTGGAGCTTGAGAAATGTCGATGTTCGACCGAGGTGCATCCTCCGGCCTGCATCCGTGGAGGCTGTTTCGAAAGCCACACAGATTCTCGCTCGTGGTGCGAAGACGTGGCCCGGGAAATGCCAGTTCGCCATCAAGAGCGGAGG GCACACTCCATTTCGCGAAGCTGCAACGCTCGATGATGGCATCGTTATCGATCTCTCCAAGATGCCGTCGGAGGGACTTGCTGAAGATCAGAGCTCGATCACGGTCTCGCCTGCAACAAAGTGGGACCAGCTTTATGAGCAACTGGACCCGCTCAATCTTACTGTCGTTGGTGGTCGTGTTGCGGGCGTTGGTGTTGGAGGTCTTGTCCTCGGTTGTGGGATATCCTATGTTAGCTCCAAGCATGGCTTCGCATGTGACAATGTCGAGAACTTCCAG GTCGTGCTGTCTTCCGGCCGAATCGTCAATGCCAATGCGAATGAACATCGTGATCTCTGGAAAGCTCTTCGAGGAGGCTCAAACAATTTCGGCATTGCCACTGCCATTACCTTGAGGACGCATGATCAGGGTCCATTCTGGGGAGGCCAAACATTTCACCGTATTGAGCAACGGGAAGAGATCTTCCAGCGCCTGGAGAATCTCATAGAAG ACTACGATCAACATACGCACTTTCTGACAACGATGGTGATCAATGGTGAAATGCGAAGTTGGTTCATT GGCAATAGCTACCAGTGTACTCAGTCCAATCCACACGTCGCACTCGCTGCCAGGCCTCGTCCCTTCGAACGTCTGCTCGACCTCAAGAGGCATCCCGTCTTCCCCGGCACACCGACTGACTCTCTAAGGATCGGAAACATGACAAGCTATTCTCGTGAGTATGCTTCTCTtctgaaagagaagaaacgcTGGACTTTCGCATCGATCAGCTTCGGGAACTCAGCACGCATGATGGAGGAGTTTTGGCAACTGACTTTCAAGGCAGTGAAACCA TTTCTCGGGATCTCGTCTTTCCAACTCTCCATTTCTTACCAGCCCATCCCTACACGATCGAGCTCTGATCCGAACCTGAATTCACTTGGCCTTTTGCATTCGCAGGGACCAATGTTCAACGTACACTTTGCTCTTGGTGTCGGTAACGAGACTGCTCACTTAGACCATGCCATCACGAGTGCTGTGAAAGCTTTGTTCgagaaggcggaggaggtaGCGAGCAGCTGGGGACTGCAAAGAGATTATGTGCAAATGACTTATGCAGACGGATGGCAGAAGCCAATTGAGAGAAGGGGTGAGAAGGTGGTGAGAGAAATGATCGAGATCAGCAAGAAGTATGATCCTGAGCAAATGTTCCAGAAGCAGGTTCGTGGTGGATTCAAGTTGACTATGGAACAAGGACAGAGCTCTCTCAAGTTATAG
- a CDS encoding uncharacterized protein (antiSMASH:Cluster_3~SMCOG1042:O-methyltransferase), whose protein sequence is MSISATNSRSVGRNRKFVAVAPSSIRADTPTEMHSQALDLALDLQRRAQDLVDALQKHKNDPENVQIVEAQSHVRQSMRAFERETLQPCDFLSQMGIQQQLFMCMHWLCYFNVVSIVPTGHGESISYDDLAQKANVPLTTMKSVIRMAMIYGVFRENPDGTLQHTHLSSAFATDSNVSNWMMYMAKETAPTIAHFIKATERWPNSENKCETAYSLSRGTSLAFFDHINLVPERANEFGTYMKSQAANRKGTSVDSLAAGFDWGGLGRATVVDVGGGGGDASVSLAQKFSLLDFVVQDLPTAIATARKRADSLPTQISLRIKFQEHDFFDEQPVKGARVYLLRMILHDWPDSDCVKILEQLSACTEAGGRIVIMDMVLPRPGSIPLEQEAGLRQKDLVMKQNFNAKERELKEWESLMAKSGLRIKAVKMPAGSQLSVLEVVAV, encoded by the exons ATGTCGATTTCGGCAACGAATTCTCGGAGCGTAGGTCGCAATCGCAAATTCGTGGCAGTCGCCCCATCGTCCATCCGAGCAGACACACCGACGGAAATGCATTCGCAAGCATTAGATCTGGCCCTCGACCTGCAGCGACGCGCGCAAGACCTCGTTGATGCGTTGCAGAAACACAAAAATGATCCCGAAAATGTACAAATCGTGGAAGCGCAGTCTCACGTACGACAGTCCATGAGAGCGTTCGAGCGGGAGACCCTACAGCCCTGCGACTTTCTGTCACAGATGGGCATTCAACAACAACTATTCATGTGTATGCATTGGCTGTGCTACTTCAACGTCGTCTCCATAGTACCAACAGGACATGGCGAGTCGATCAGCTACGATGATTTGGCTCAAAAGGCCAACGTTCCCCTCACCACGATGAAGTCGGTCATTAGAATGGCAATGATATACGGAGTCTTTCGGGAGAACCCCGATGGTACTCTCCAACATACGCATCTTTCGTCTGCTTTCGCGACAGACTCCAATGTGTCCAATTGGATGATGTACATGGCAAAAGAGACGGCACCGACTATAGCGCATTTTATCAAAGCCACGGAACGGTGGCCAAATTCGGAGAACAAATGCGAGACTGCTTACTCGCTTTCGAGAGGGACAAGTCTTGCTTTCTTCGATCACATCAATCTTGTTCCGGAGCGAGCGAACGAGTTTGGTACCTACATGAAAAGTCAAGCTGCGAATAGAAAAGGCACAAGTGTGGACTCGCTTGCGGCAGGGTTCGATTGGGGGGGTCTCGGGAGAGCAACTGTAGTGGAT gtcggtggtggcggcggcgacgcTTCCGTCTCTCTCGCACAGAAGTTCAGCCTTCTCGATTTCGTCGTTCAAGATCTCCCAACTGCTATCGCAACAGCACGAAAGCGAGCTGACTCGCTGCCGACCCAAATTTCACTCAGGATCAAGTTCCAAGAGCACGATTTCTTTGATGAACAGCCTGTGAAAGGAGCAAGGGTATATCTGTTGCGAATGATCCTGCACGACTGGCCAGACAGCGATTGTGTCAAGATCTTGGAGCAACTTTCGGCATGCACGGAGGCTGGAGGACGCATCGTCATTATGGACATGGTCTTACCACGGCCAGGATCGATTCCATTagagcaagaagctggcttgCGTCAGAAGGACCTGGTAATGAAACAGAACTTTAACGCCAAGGAGCGGGAACTAAAGGAGTGGGAGTCTCTCATGGCAAAATCTGGCCTGCGTATCAAGGCAGTGAAGATGCCAGCAGGCAGCCAGCTTTCTGTGCTAGAGGTGGTTGCGGTCTGA
- a CDS encoding uncharacterized protein (antiSMASH:Cluster_3~SMCOG1034:cytochrome P450) gives MRRWALDHGELVQIRIGWYNWVVINSPEAMKEIFGRQSASTSSKVPAPVGHDIITGGMRMFTMPYGTKWRAYRTVIHQLLSPKMTETFLPAQLVEIRHLVRDLACTPAQDIDPQDHIRRMSFSFMMMATYGRRIPSWDHEDVRHMLKGRAILGKISRPGYFIEDEIPLLAMLPSWLQPSRKEATRLAVPVHAAKMRLWNILREQQCSGTAPECFGKELLHQDLTAHGLTESDAAWVASGLVEVGSETTSITLLNLLLYLAANPTCQTKAMKELDNVVGDDRPPCFEDIPRLPYVRACVKEVLRLNPIPTWGVKHYTDNDVVYKDWVIPKGTVVLGNTWAIHYDPSRYADPEAFQPERFINHEKYSAEYAAMADPTQREHYAFGAGRRICPGSRLAENTLNLALAHVLWCFQIAPPTASKEVDISGDAWEDTAFRPPKPFKIQLMPRNERRLQLLND, from the exons ATGCGTCGATGGGCTCTGGATCACGGCGAGCTAGTCCAGATTCGCATCGGATGGTACAATTGGGTGGTCATCAACAGCCCTGAAGCGATGAAGGAGATCTTCGGCAGACAG TCTGCATCGACCTCCTCCAAAGTACCTGCCCCGGTCGGGCATGACATTATCACGGGAGGCATGAGGATGTTCACCAT GCCTTATGGTACCAAGTGGAGGGCTTATCGTACAGTCATTCACCAGCTTCTGTCGCCAAAGATGACAGAAACATTCCTCCCTGCTCAATTGGTCGAAATCAGACACCTCGTTCGCGATCTTGCGTGCACGCCGGCGCAGGATATCGATCCTCAAGATCACATCCGGAGAATGTCATTCTCCTTTATGATGATGGCGACGTATGGTCGACGAATCCCGAGTTGGGACCATGAAGATGTGCGGCACATGCTGAAAGGGAGAGCAATCCTGGGCAAGATTTCTCGGCCTGGCTACTTCATCGAGGATGAGATTCCTTTACTGGCTATGCTACCTAGTTGGTTACAGCCATCAAGAAAAGAGGCAACCCGGCTTGCTGTTCCCGTTCATGCTGCAAAGATGAGGCTATGGAACATTCTTCGAGAACAGCAATGTAGTGGCACTGCTCCAGAATGTTTTGGAAAGGAACTTTTGCATCAGGATTTGACAGCACACGGATTGACTGAGAGTGATGCTGCGTGGGTTGCGAGCG GACTAGTCGAGGTCGGCTCCGAAACCACGTCGATTACTCTTTTGAATTTGCTTCTATACCTTGCAGCCAATCCGACTTGCCAGACCAAAGCGATGAAGGAGCTAGATAACGTTGTCGGAGACGACAGACCGCCATGCTTTGAGGATATTCCAAGATTGCCTTACGTACGCGCTTGTGTGAAAGAAGTTCTACGATTGAATCCGATTCCTACATGGGGTGTCAAGCACTACACAGACA ACGATGTGGTTTATAAAGATTGGGTCATTCCCAAGGGCACAGTGGTGTTGGGAAACACATGGGCGATCCACTACGATCCTTCTCGATACGCTGATCCCGAGGCTTTTCAGCCGGAACGATTTATCAACCACGAGAAGTACTCTGCCGAGTACGCAGCAATGGCAGATCCGACACAAAGAGAGCACTATGCTTTTGGAGCCGGCAGACGCATCTGTCCCGGATCTAGGTTGGCGGAAAATACACTCAACCTGGCACTGGCACATGTTCTTTGGTGTTTTCAAATAGCTCCGCCTACCGCGAGCAAAGAGGTCGATATCTCTGGTGATGCGTGGGAGGACACTGCATTCCGACCTCCGAAACCATTCAAAATTCAGCTGATGCCACGAAATGAGAGGCGGCTTCAATTGCTCAATGATTAG